The sequence CCGTGCCTCGGGCCGTTTCTCGGCTCGGCGCTCATGATGGCCGGCAACGGAAAGACTGTCGCGGAGGGGATATTTTATCTCTTCGTATTTTCGATGGGCCTTGGCATCCCGTATATATTGGCCGCGGTCTTTTTCACGCGGATAAAGGGAATATTCCAGTGGCTGAAGCGCCACGGCAAGACGATAAAACGCGTGTCCGGCGTCATTCTGCTTGCCGCGGGAGCTGCTATAGCGACCAACACCTTCGGCTACTGGGCCTCGCTTTTTGGGTAACGGCGCGCGCAAGCGCTAGGGGCAACTAAAACAGTCACACCGCCTGACGCAAATGGACCGCAGGCGGTGTGACCTTTTTATTTCGTGTTGAAAGCGCAAATAAAATTTCTGCGCGCATATATTATCCTGTATATCGTTACTCGGTGTTTTTCTTCGTCAACGCTGTAGAAAAGAAAATAATTCTGCACTTTGACTCGTCGGTGCATAGAGCTCATACATTGCTGTCGTTTATGGCATCCTCCATCGCCATAAACGCCTCGTCTATGGAATATCGTTTGTCTGTGAGAGCCTCTTCCTTTTCCGCCTCTAGAAGTTTAAAGTATACTTCGCTTTCAAACTGGAGGTTTTCAAAGGACTCCACGCTGAGAACGACCATGTCGCCGTAACCGTTTTTTGTAAGAAATACGGGCTGTGAGGTCTCATGGACAGTGCGTGAGATGTCGGCAAAATTATTTCTCAGGTCCGATACAGGTCTAATATGATTCATCACGGTCACCCCCGATAATATCTTAGCATAATTACGCGCGGTATGCTCTGTGGGTTTTGCGTGGACTCAGTCGCCGTTTTTTTGCTTTTTCGGCTGTATTATCCCTTCAAGCTCCGTGATGAGCATACCGGCTATGATGAGCACGCCGCCAAGCGCGCCCTGAAGATGGAACGGGTCTTGGCCGCTTGCTACGGCCAGGATGTAGCCGAAAAGCCCTTCGAGCGAAAATATGACCGCGACGTGCGAGGCGTTTGTGACGCGCTGCGCCTTGAACTGGAGGATGAAGCAAAGCACCGTGTTGAGCAGCGCTACGCAAAGCAGCGAGCCCCATATCTTCATGCTGAACTGCGCCGGGTCGGGTATAGGTTCAAATATCAGAGCTATCACGGTCAGTATGACGGCGAGCAGGATGATGTGCAACGCTACGAGGC is a genomic window of Cloacibacillus sp. containing:
- a CDS encoding type II toxin-antitoxin system Phd/YefM family antitoxin, with the protein product MNHIRPVSDLRNNFADISRTVHETSQPVFLTKNGYGDMVVLSVESFENLQFESEVYFKLLEAEKEEALTDKRYSIDEAFMAMEDAINDSNV